In Corvus hawaiiensis isolate bCorHaw1 chromosome 35, bCorHaw1.pri.cur, whole genome shotgun sequence, a genomic segment contains:
- the LOC125319054 gene encoding uncharacterized protein LOC125319054: protein MAGRFRRLFKVLRRKKGPGAAPAQQPEELEQFQPRQDDAALDRTQEQDRAHGRFRRTVQMFRKFMCIRRGKTSTTATEGTAEPDSGLTELQAEPDVSTDITAPSEDSDSPMNDHTAKTDGAVTEDMAITNTDTGETQGIPNTDTMPIPTGIHAPKLDFFEESAASPQQQVPAMVRNIHQRLGSHVTVDAWLQIDILRLAEEHPADVVLTLLRCAPSCDRYGAQLP from the exons ATGGCGGGCAGATTCCGTCGCCTGTTCAAAGtgctcaggaggaaaaaaggccctggagctgccccagcacaacAGCCCgaagagctggagcagttccagccACGGCAGGACG ATGCAGCCCTGGACCGGACACAAGAGCAGGACCGTGCCCACGGCCGCTTCCGGAGAACAGTGCAG ATGTTCCGGAAGTTCATGTGCATTCGGCGTGGAAAGACCAGCACCACAGCAActgagggcacagctgagcctgacTCTGGGCTGAccgagctccaggcagagcctgaTGTCAGCACAGATATCACTGCACCCTCAGAAGACTCTGACAGTCCAATGAATGATCACACAGCGAAGACTGACGGGGCAGTGACTGAGGACATGGCCATCACAAACACTGACACCGGAGAGACTCAGGGCATCCCAAATACTGACACTAtgcccattcccactgggaTTCATGCTcccaaactggatttttttgaagagagtgctgcttctcctcagcagcag GTGCCAGCCATGGTGAGGAACATTCACCAGAGACTCGGGTCCCATGTCACTGTGGATGCCTGGCTGCAAATTGACATTCTGAGGCTGGCTGAAGAGCACCCCGCTGATGTGGTGCTGACCCTCCTGCGCTGTGCCCCATCGTGCGACAGGTACGGGGCCCAGCTGCCTTGA
- the LOC125319055 gene encoding uncharacterized protein LOC125319055, giving the protein MAGRFRRLFKVLRRKKGPGAAPAQQPEELEQFQPRQDDAALDRTQEQDRAHGRFRRTVQMFRKFMCIRRGKTSTTATEGTAEPDSGLTELQAEPDVSTDITAPSEDSDSPMNDHTAKTDRAVTEDMAITNTDTGETQGIPNTDTMPIPTGIHAPKLDFFEESAASPQQQVPAMVRNIHQRLGSHVTVDAWLQIDILRLAEEHPADVVLTLLRCAPSCDRYGAQLP; this is encoded by the exons ATGGCGGGCAGATTCCGTCGCCTGTTCAAAGtgctcaggaggaaaaaaggccctggagctgccccagcacaacAGCCCgaagagctggagcagttccagccACGGCAGGACG ATGCAGCCCTGGACCGGACACAAGAGCAGGACCGTGCCCACGGCCGCTTCCGGAGAACAGTGCAG ATGTTCCGGAAGTTCATGTGCATTCGGCGTGGAAAGACCAGCACCACAGCAActgagggcacagctgagcctgacTCTGGGCTGAccgagctccaggcagagcctgaTGTCAGCACAGATATCACTGCACCCTCAGAAGACTCTGACAGTCCAATGAATGATCACACAGCGAAGACTGACAGGGCAGTGACTGAGGACATGGCCATCACAAACACTGACACCGGAGAGACTCAGGGCATCCCAAATACTGACACTAtgcccattcccactgggaTTCATGCTcccaaactggatttttttgaagagagtgctgcttctcctcagcagcag GTGCCAGCCATGGTGAGGAACATTCACCAGAGACTCGGGTCCCATGTCACTGTGGATGCCTGGCTGCAAATTGACATTCTGAGGCTGGCTGAAGAGCACCCCGCTGATGTGGTGCTGACCCTCCTGCGCTGTGCCCCATCGTGCGACAGGTACGGGGCCCAGCTGCCTTGA